In one Aromatoleum aromaticum EbN1 genomic region, the following are encoded:
- a CDS encoding AAA family ATPase has product MIELIAVRNFKSLAQFKLRLHRFNCLVGMNGAGKSTVLQAIDFIAQLMEGRIDEWQ; this is encoded by the coding sequence ATGATTGAGCTGATTGCAGTCCGGAACTTCAAGTCACTGGCTCAGTTCAAGTTACGACTGCACCGGTTCAACTGCCTGGTCGGCATGAACGGCGCGGGCAAGTCCACCGTGCTGCAGGCCATCGACTTCATCGCACAGCTGATGGAAGGGCGCATCGACGAGTGGCAGTGA
- the istB gene encoding IS21-like element ISAzo4 family helper ATPase IstB, producing the protein MLMQHSLQQLRTLRLEGMARAFEEQLTQPAITALSFEERFAQLIDREILLRDGKRIDRLLKAARIKAAAACLEDVDYRAGRGLERSQIAALGTGQWIRHHQNCLITGPTGSGKTWLACALANAACRQGLAAYYVRLPRLFEELRIAHADGSFSRRLMQLARMDLIVIDDWGLAAPSAQERSDLLELLDDRVGTRSTVITSQLPIEHWHTYLGDPTFADAILDRVVHAAHKLALKGESMRRKEKA; encoded by the coding sequence ATGCTGATGCAACACAGCCTGCAACAACTGCGCACCCTGCGCCTGGAAGGCATGGCCCGCGCCTTCGAGGAGCAGCTCACCCAGCCCGCCATCACCGCGCTCAGCTTCGAGGAGCGTTTCGCCCAGCTCATCGATCGCGAGATCCTGCTGCGCGACGGCAAACGCATCGATCGGCTGCTCAAGGCCGCCCGCATCAAAGCCGCTGCCGCCTGCCTGGAGGACGTCGACTACCGCGCCGGGCGCGGCCTCGAGCGCAGTCAGATCGCCGCGCTCGGAACCGGCCAGTGGATTCGCCATCACCAGAACTGCCTCATCACCGGGCCCACCGGCAGCGGCAAGACCTGGCTCGCCTGCGCGCTCGCCAATGCCGCGTGCCGGCAGGGCCTCGCGGCCTATTACGTGCGTCTGCCGCGGCTCTTCGAAGAGCTGCGCATCGCGCATGCCGACGGCAGCTTCAGCCGACGCCTCATGCAGCTCGCGCGCATGGATCTCATCGTCATCGACGATTGGGGCCTGGCCGCGCCGTCGGCGCAGGAGCGAAGCGACCTGCTGGAGCTGCTCGACGACCGCGTCGGCACGCGTTCGACCGTGATCACCAGCCAGCTGCCGATCGAGCACTGGCACACCTACCTGGGCGACCCGACCTTCGCCGATGCGATCCTCGATCGCGTCGTGCACGCCGCGCACAAGCTCGCCCTCAAGGGCGAGTCGATGAGAAGAAAGGAAAAGGCATGA
- the istA gene encoding IS21-like element ISAzo4 family transposase — translation MPAERIAMHKIRELLRLKYDCALSHERIARALSISKGVVAKYVKAAEECGRPWAELSAADEAELRRVLGVARRGRGASVANVPPDLAAVHQGLKRKNVTLALLWEEYVQTADGPSYQYSRFCDLYRAFARTLKRSMRQVHRAGEKLFIDYAGDTVPIVDADTGEISRAQIFVAVLGASSYTFACATATQSQADWLGSLARALAFIGGVPELVVPDNTRSLVGQADRYEPQLQRTTAEFAAHYGVAILPARPYKPQDKAKVEVGVQIVQRWILARLRHQRFFSLGELNEAIAALLEPLNTRAFRRLPGSRHEAFETLDRPALRPLPATAFQFAQWKRAKPNIDYHVEFDGHYYSVPYALAGQAVELRITASSIECFAAGRRVAVHARSHRPGVYSTLTEHMPASHQAHRQWSPGKLIAWGATVGPHTEQVVSHQLERMPHPEQGYRACLGLMRLGRQYGNERLEAAATRAVTLGAMRYRNVASILKSGLDRAPLPASTAQQSELALPAAHENLRGARYYH, via the coding sequence ATGCCGGCGGAGCGGATTGCCATGCACAAGATCAGGGAGCTGTTGCGGCTCAAATACGACTGCGCGCTGTCGCACGAGCGCATTGCCCGCGCGCTGTCGATTTCCAAAGGAGTGGTCGCCAAGTATGTGAAGGCGGCCGAGGAGTGCGGCCGGCCGTGGGCCGAGTTGTCGGCGGCCGACGAGGCCGAGTTGCGCCGGGTGCTGGGGGTCGCCCGGCGTGGACGTGGCGCGAGCGTCGCGAATGTGCCGCCGGATCTGGCGGCGGTGCATCAGGGGCTCAAGCGAAAGAACGTCACGCTGGCGCTGCTGTGGGAAGAGTACGTGCAGACGGCCGACGGGCCGAGCTATCAGTACTCGCGCTTTTGCGACCTGTACCGCGCGTTCGCCCGCACGCTCAAGCGCTCGATGCGCCAGGTGCACCGCGCCGGCGAGAAACTCTTCATCGATTACGCGGGCGACACGGTGCCGATCGTCGACGCCGACACGGGCGAGATTTCGCGCGCGCAGATCTTCGTCGCGGTGCTCGGCGCCTCGAGCTATACGTTCGCCTGCGCCACGGCGACGCAGTCGCAGGCCGACTGGCTGGGCTCGCTCGCCCGGGCGCTGGCCTTCATCGGCGGCGTGCCCGAGCTCGTGGTGCCCGACAATACGCGCTCGCTCGTCGGGCAGGCCGACCGCTACGAGCCGCAACTGCAGCGCACCACCGCCGAGTTCGCCGCGCACTACGGCGTGGCGATCCTGCCCGCGCGCCCCTACAAGCCGCAGGACAAGGCCAAGGTCGAAGTCGGCGTGCAGATCGTGCAGCGCTGGATTCTGGCGCGGCTGCGGCATCAGCGTTTCTTCTCGCTGGGGGAGTTGAACGAGGCGATCGCCGCGTTACTCGAGCCGCTGAACACGCGTGCCTTCCGGCGCCTGCCAGGCTCGCGCCACGAAGCGTTCGAGACGCTCGATCGGCCGGCGCTGCGCCCGTTGCCCGCCACCGCGTTCCAGTTCGCCCAGTGGAAACGGGCCAAGCCCAATATCGATTACCACGTCGAGTTCGACGGGCATTACTACAGCGTGCCGTATGCGCTCGCCGGCCAAGCGGTGGAGTTGCGCATCACCGCGAGCAGCATCGAATGCTTTGCCGCGGGCCGTCGCGTCGCGGTGCATGCGAGAAGCCACCGGCCCGGCGTCTACTCCACGCTCACCGAACACATGCCCGCATCCCATCAGGCGCATCGCCAGTGGTCGCCCGGCAAACTCATCGCCTGGGGCGCCACCGTCGGCCCGCACACCGAGCAGGTGGTCAGCCACCAACTCGAACGCATGCCGCACCCCGAGCAGGGCTACCGGGCGTGCCTCGGGCTGATGCGCCTCGGTCGCCAATACGGCAACGAACGGCTCGAAGCCGCGGCGACCCGCGCCGTCACCCTCGGGGCGATGCGTTACCGCAACGTCGCCTCGATCCTCAAGAGCGGGCTCGACCGCGCACCGCTCCCCGCATCCACTGCGCAGCAAAGCGAGCTCGCGCTACCGGCCGCTCACGAGAACCTGCGCGGTGCGCGCTACTACCACTGA
- a CDS encoding argonaute PAZ domain-containing protein, producing MYYYRLTFDDDHEDINPTQLTRRGARMLSGANGWCAVTDGEPLRVLSLRPLKVLRHEWNGMCCTASDETAGTLKSANPSEREAIQRLLNQCLMQGARKLAYSSDGGLEAEQGAGNLVRLTACQPSERVSAGGDYLDAFQSVTLIPDVLPDGTALVGFDVRHRLLPRPHLTLDWVIRKRPEWMEGIRRVRHRYVSNGQYGTAELIGIATGRTALSTFPTPKGEVSLLGYHESKGNLPEGEREAVAASHVVQVRYGRDTRAKPMEHLAALLQPMFGFDTLSQIDSRLLERIARSLKWPVGERLKAAIRLVKGLKVSELDACLQAVEDTQRFARDLKPEFRLLFRGAAVADSERAVLRHGAYQGMTRKLVVPLVVGGTALEQAVAVRHFEAVERVCRQWHSDLPSWKTAPPAGDAEALNQRLAQRKPENALLLIGLGRGADKRKIRNVAYRYGLATQFMRLDHPPRTYQSTYYNNLAAGVFSKGGGVLCAIDDMPGETDLFIGLDLGGVSQRAPGLAFLFTREGAQLGWQLAEAQRGERVEDAVLGDLLERSLQAYRQVHLGALPRRIALHRDGRLFESLDVIRNFERDYSVRVDVLEVVKSGCPPLYRRGVVAENKKAFRNPEVGDAFELPGLDELIIATYSGEELGSSWGDKVTVRPLRLRKRYGETDLHTLARQVVLLSRIHGASLYRHPRLPVTTHHADRFATLRQECNLDDLSKMDRLCPVYL from the coding sequence GTGTACTACTACCGGCTGACCTTCGATGACGATCATGAGGACATCAACCCCACACAGTTGACCCGCCGTGGCGCCCGCATGTTGAGCGGTGCCAATGGCTGGTGCGCGGTGACCGATGGCGAGCCCTTGCGGGTGTTGAGTCTTCGGCCCTTGAAGGTGCTCAGGCACGAATGGAATGGGATGTGTTGCACGGCGTCCGATGAGACCGCAGGCACGCTAAAGAGCGCCAACCCGAGCGAGCGGGAAGCGATTCAGCGTTTGCTGAATCAGTGCCTGATGCAGGGTGCCAGAAAGCTCGCATACTCCAGCGATGGTGGTCTCGAGGCCGAGCAGGGTGCGGGGAATCTGGTCCGGCTGACCGCCTGCCAGCCTTCGGAGCGTGTAAGCGCGGGTGGCGATTATCTTGACGCATTTCAGAGCGTGACGCTGATTCCCGATGTGCTGCCCGACGGCACCGCCTTGGTGGGGTTCGATGTAAGGCATCGCTTGCTGCCCCGGCCGCATCTGACCCTTGACTGGGTGATCCGAAAGCGGCCCGAGTGGATGGAGGGTATTCGGCGTGTCCGTCACCGGTATGTGTCCAACGGGCAGTACGGAACTGCCGAGTTGATTGGCATTGCGACTGGCCGGACGGCACTTTCCACCTTTCCGACACCGAAGGGTGAGGTCAGCTTGCTCGGCTATCACGAGAGCAAGGGCAATCTTCCGGAAGGCGAGCGGGAGGCAGTGGCGGCTTCGCATGTGGTGCAGGTGCGCTACGGCAGGGATACGCGTGCAAAGCCTATGGAGCACCTTGCGGCCTTGCTGCAGCCCATGTTCGGTTTCGACACACTGAGTCAGATCGACAGCCGTTTGCTGGAGCGGATTGCCCGCAGTCTGAAATGGCCGGTGGGGGAGCGCTTGAAGGCGGCAATCCGGCTGGTCAAGGGGCTGAAGGTCAGCGAACTGGACGCATGTCTGCAGGCCGTTGAGGATACGCAGCGCTTTGCCCGCGATCTGAAGCCGGAGTTTCGGCTACTCTTTCGCGGTGCTGCGGTAGCAGACAGCGAAAGGGCGGTATTGCGCCACGGCGCCTACCAGGGGATGACGCGAAAGCTGGTTGTGCCCTTGGTCGTAGGGGGTACGGCCTTGGAGCAGGCGGTCGCTGTTCGCCACTTCGAGGCGGTCGAGCGCGTTTGTCGCCAGTGGCATTCCGATCTGCCGTCCTGGAAGACAGCGCCGCCTGCAGGGGATGCCGAAGCATTGAACCAGCGTCTTGCTCAGCGTAAGCCGGAGAACGCCTTGCTGCTGATTGGTCTGGGGCGGGGCGCGGACAAGCGGAAGATTCGTAACGTGGCTTACCGCTACGGACTGGCGACGCAGTTCATGCGGCTCGATCACCCGCCGAGGACCTATCAGTCCACCTACTACAACAACCTGGCGGCCGGCGTGTTCAGCAAGGGGGGCGGCGTGCTGTGCGCGATTGACGACATGCCGGGCGAGACTGACCTCTTCATTGGTCTCGATCTGGGCGGTGTCAGCCAGCGGGCGCCCGGGCTTGCCTTCCTGTTTACCCGTGAGGGGGCACAACTGGGTTGGCAACTCGCCGAAGCGCAGCGTGGCGAGCGGGTTGAAGATGCCGTGTTGGGTGATCTGCTCGAGCGTAGTCTGCAAGCATATCGGCAGGTGCACTTGGGCGCGCTGCCGCGCAGGATTGCGCTGCACCGCGATGGGCGGCTATTCGAGTCGTTGGACGTGATTCGCAACTTCGAGCGCGACTACTCGGTACGGGTGGATGTTCTCGAAGTGGTGAAGAGCGGTTGTCCGCCTTTGTATCGACGCGGGGTCGTTGCGGAGAACAAGAAGGCGTTCCGCAATCCTGAGGTGGGTGACGCATTCGAACTCCCGGGGCTGGATGAGTTGATCATCGCCACCTACAGCGGTGAGGAACTCGGATCGAGCTGGGGAGACAAGGTTACCGTGCGGCCGTTGCGCCTGCGCAAGCGTTACGGTGAAACGGATCTCCACACCCTCGCCAGACAGGTGGTGCTCTTGAGCCGCATACACGGGGCATCGCTTTACCGACATCCGCGACTGCCGGTGACGACGCACCATGCGGATCGTTTCGCAACGCTGCGGCAGGAGTGCAATCTGGATGACCTTTCCAAGATGGACCGGCTGTGTCCCGTTTACCTTTGA